One stretch of Miscanthus floridulus cultivar M001 chromosome 18, ASM1932011v1, whole genome shotgun sequence DNA includes these proteins:
- the LOC136520410 gene encoding probable E3 ubiquitin ligase SUD1 — translation MAEIAERAVVGELPEEPRPPHGVEEDEEEEEGDVCRICRNRGDEDHPLRYPCACSGSIKFVHQDCLLQWLDHSNSRQCEVCKHAFSFSPVYAENAPTRLPFQELIVGVGMKACHVFQFILRLAFVLSVWLMIIPFITYWIWRLTFVRSLGEAQRLFLSHISAQLILSDCLHGFLLSAIIVLIFLGATSLRDYIRHLRELGGHDAERDDGGRERHGARAVRRLAGPNNRVPADGNIDELAEAQGIGPGELLRRNAENVAARLERLEAQVEQMLDGLDDADGAEDVPFDELVGMQGPVFHLVENAITVLASNAIFLIVVIFVPFSLGRIVLYYLSWFFSSASTPMLAKMMPFTETAISIANDTLKSALNVVKNFSSDSNNEGVIGHVIEVVTQSLKINATGLIVIQGTGKSSLMKGTTIGSSYLSDLTTLAVGYMFIFCLVFLYIGSLALLRYARGERFTIGRLYGITTILEAIPSLCRQFFAGMKHLMTMVKVAFLLVIELGVFPLMCGWWLDVCTLKMLGTTIAQRVEFFTMSPLASSSIHWLVGIVYMLQISIFVSLLRGVLRNGVLYFLRDPADPNYNPFRDLIDDPVHKHARRVLLSVAVYGSLIVMLVFLPVKLAMRVAPSIFPLDITIFDPFTEIPVDVLLFQICIPFAIEHFKPRATIKSLLHHWFAAVGWALGLTDFLLPKPEENGGQENWNGRAERRDRVHGGREMVAPQVEQRMIQHVAAEDNGRGNANEANDATEESDVDDQGDSEYGFVLRIVLLLVLAWVTLLIFNAGMIVIPISLGRLVFEAVPRLPITHGIKCNDLFSFSIGCYILWSVAAGTRYAIDYIRSRQLGFLVQQICKWCSVVLKSSFLLSIWIFVIPVLIGLLFELLVIVPMRVPIDESPVFLLYQDWALGLIFLKIWTRLVMLDQMAPLVDESWRSKFERVRDDGFSRLRGLWVLHEIIMPIVTKLLTALCVPYVLARGIFPVLGYPLIVNSVVYRFAWLGCLIFSALFFCGKRFHVWFTNLHNSIRDDRYLIGRRLHNFGEDSHSPEPSESGATIGSDDQDRALVLQDQEEDVGLRMRRNNMRANQQPRLAL, via the exons ATGGCGGAGATCGCCGAGAGGGCCGTCGTGGGCGAGCTGCCGGAGGAGCCGCGGCCGCCGCACggggtggaggaggacgaggaggaggaggagggggacgtGTGCCGGATCTGCCGCAACCGCGGCGACGAGGACCACCCGCTGCGGTACCCGTGCGCCTGCAGCGGAAGCATCAAGTTCGTGCACCAGGACTGCCTCCTCCAGTGGCTCGACCATAGCAACTCGCGCCAGTGCGAG GTCTGTAAACATGCATTCTCCTTCTCACCCGTGTACGCTGAGAATGCTCCAACAAGACTTCCTTTCCAGGAACTGATAGTTGGTGTTGGAATGAAAGCATGCCATGTGTTCCAATTCATCCTTCGGCTTGCCTTTGTTCTCTCAGTTTGGCTCATGATTATCCCATTCATTACCTATTGGATATGGCGGTTAACATTTGTGAGAAGTCTTGGTGAAGCGCAAAGGCTGTTCCTCAGTCACATTAGTGCTCAGTTGATCCTTAGTGATTGCCTTCATGGGTTCCTTCTCTCAGCTATCATTGTCCTTATATTTCTCGGAGCCACCTCATTACGGGACTACATAAGGCATTTGCGTGAACTTGGTGGACATGATGCTGAGAGGGATGATGGAGGCCGTGAAAGGCATGGCGCTCGGGCTGTCAGGAGGCTAGCTGGGCCTAATAATAGGGTTCCTGCAGATGGAAATATTGATGAATTAGCAGAAGCCCAAGGAATTGGTCCCGGTGAACTTCTGAGGAGAAATGCTGAAAATGTTGCTGCTCGATTAGAACGACTTGAGGCTCAGGTTGAGCAGATGCTTGATGGTCTGGATGATGCAGATGGTGCAGAGGACGTTCCTTTTGATGAACTTGTTGGCATGCAAGGCCCTGTCTTCCACTTGGTTGAGAACGCAATAACA GTTTTGGCCAGCAATGCTATATTCCTCATCGTTGTGATCTTTGTTCCATTCTCATTGGGAAGGATTGTCCTGTACTATCTATCATGGTTTTTCTCTTCGGCTTCTACTCCTATGCTGGCAAAAATGATGCCCTTCACAGAAACAGCTATTTCTATAGCTAATGATACATTGAAGAGCGCACTTAATGTTGTGAAGAATTTTTCTTCCGACAGTAATAATGAAGGTGTTATTGGGCATGTGATTGAGGTTGTTACTCAATCCTTGAAGATAAATGCCACTGGTCTTATTGTAATTCAAGGCACTGGGAAGAGCAGTCTGATGAAAGGAACAACAATTGGCTCATCTTATCTTTCGGATTTGACAACTCTTGCTGTTGGATATATGTTCATCTTCTGCCTTGTATTTTTGTACATTGGATCACTGGCTTTACTTCGATATGCCAGGGGAGAACGTTTCACCATTGGAAGACTCTATGGTATAACTACCATATTAGAGGCCATCCCTTCTCTATGCAGGCAGTTCTTTGCTGGAATGAAGCACCTTATGACTATGGTCAAAGTTGCATTCCTTCTGGTCATTGAGCTTGGTGTATTTCCTCTTATGTGTGGTTGGTGGCTTGATGTTTGCACTCTAAAGATGCTGGGCACAACAATTGCGCAGAGAGTTGAATTCTTTACAATGTCACCCTTGGCGAGCTCATCTATCCATTGGCTAGTTGGGATTGTGTATATGCTTCAAATAAGCATATTTGTCAGCCTTCTTCGAGGG GTGCTGCGCAATGGAGTTCTTTACTTTCTGCGGGACCCTGCTGATCCAAATTACAATCCATTTAGGGATTTGATTGACGATCCTGTGCATAAGCATGCCCGGCGAGTTCTTTTGTCAGTTGCAGTGTATGGAAGTTTGATTGTGATGTTGGTCTTCTTACCTGTAAAACTGGCCATGAGAGTAGCTCCTTCAATTTTTCCTCTGGACATCAC CATATTTGACCCATTTACTGAGATTCCAGTTGATGTCCTTCTGTTCCAAATATGCATACCATTCGCTATTGAGCATTTCAAGCCTCGTGCAACCATTAAATCTCTTTTACATCATTGGTTTGCTGCGGTTGGTTGGGCTCTTGGCTTAACCGATTTCTTACTGCCAAAACCTGAAGAAAACGGTGGGCAGGAAAATTGGAATGGCAGGGCAGAAAGAAGAGACAGGGTACATGGTGGGCGGGAAATGGTTGCCCCACAGGTTGAACAACGCATGATACAACATGTTGCCGCAGAAGATAATGGCAGGGGAAATGCAAATGAAGCAAATGATGCCACTGAAGAATCTGATGTAGATGATCAGGGAGACTCTGA GTATGGCTTTGTGCTTCGGATCGTGCTCTTGCTTGTACTGGCATGGGTGACATTACTGATCTTCAATGCTGGAATGATAGTTATTCCTATCTCGCTTGGCCGTCTGGTTTTTGAGGCTGTTCCCCGCCTGCCAATCACACATGGCATCAAGTGCAATG ATCTGTTCTCCTTTAGCATTGGGTGCTATATTCTTTGGAGTGTGGCGGCTGGGACCAGATATGCGATTGATTACATCAGATCACGACAGCTGGGATTTCTGGTACAACAGATCTGCAAGTGGTGCTCAGTTGTTTTGAAGAGCTCTTTTCTCTTGTCAATATGG ATATTTGTTATTCCTGTGCTGATTGGACTCCTTTTTGAGCTGCTGGTCATCGTACCCATGAGGGTGCCTATTGATGAGAGCCCTGTCTTCCTATTGTACCAGGATTGGGCACTGGGGTTAATATTCTTGAAAATATGGACTAGACTG GTTATGTTGGATCAGATGGCACCTTTGGTTGATGAAAGCTGGAGGTCAAAGTTTGAGAGAGTTAGAGATGATGGCTTCTCCCGTTTAAGGGGTCTATGGGTCCTCCATGAAATTATAATGCCCATTGTCACCAAGCTCCTTACCGCTCTCTGTGTCCCATACGTCCTTGCAAGGGGCATCTTCCCGGTGCTGGGTTACCCACTCATCGTGAACTCAGTAGTGTACCGCTTTGCCTGGCTTGGATGCCTGATCTTCAGCGCACTGTTCTTTTGTGGCAAGAGATTCCATGTCTGGTTCACCAACCTCCACAACTCCATCAGGGATGACCGCTATCTGATTGGCCGGAGGCTGCACAACTTTGGCGAGGACTCACACTCACCCGAGCCAAGTGAATCTGGAGCAACTATAGGGTCAGATGACCAGGACCGAGCTCTTGTCCTGCAAGATCAGGAAGAGGACGTGGGGTTGAGGATGAGGCGCAATAATATGCGTGCAAACCAACAACCCAGGCTGGCTTTATAA